One region of bacterium genomic DNA includes:
- the glmS gene encoding glutamine--fructose-6-phosphate transaminase (isomerizing): MCGIVGYVGAQNATQILVEGLKKLEYRGYDSAGVAVLHANEYAVIRAEGKLRNLEARLKETPASGSIGVGHTRWATHGRPTENNAHPHRAGPIVLVHNGIIENHARLRDFLKSKGHSMKSETDTEIVCHLISQRLSEGLPMREAFQKVLTEIEGSYALVVMNQAEPDRLYVAKKGSPLVVGLGEGEGFVASDVPALLAHTRQVLFLEDLDRGVVTRGRAEIWDAAGRRVERPIRHITWSQEMAEKGGYKHFMLKEIFEQPRVVVDTLTGRVSDDHRRISLDEAESLFEGRRASAWSSVTVIACGTSYHAGLVGKYWIEEFARVPVTVDLASEFRYRNPILGKESLVIAISQSGETADTLAALQMAKEKGAAVLSICNVVESSIPRASDVTLYTRAGPEIGVASTKAFTTQLTVLLLLALRWGEALGHVTPALMAEAITALARVPEEMERLLKAQKAVADVAECYAEAGGFLFFGRGPNYPVALEGALKLKEISYIHAEGYAAGEMKHGPIALIDSRMPVVVLAPRDKTYEKILSNVEEVRARGALVIGVGAEGDREFKSKCRDFIGVPETPWYVTPILYTIPLQLLAYHIADYKGTDVDQPRNLAKSVTVE, encoded by the coding sequence ATGTGCGGGATCGTCGGTTACGTCGGCGCTCAGAATGCCACGCAAATCCTCGTCGAAGGCCTGAAAAAACTCGAATACCGCGGCTATGACTCCGCGGGCGTCGCCGTTCTTCACGCGAATGAATACGCCGTCATCCGCGCCGAAGGGAAGCTCAGGAATCTCGAGGCGAGGCTCAAGGAGACGCCAGCCTCCGGCTCGATCGGCGTCGGTCACACGCGCTGGGCCACCCACGGGAGGCCCACCGAGAACAACGCGCACCCTCATCGCGCCGGGCCGATCGTCCTCGTCCATAACGGCATCATCGAGAATCACGCCCGGCTGCGGGATTTTCTCAAGTCCAAGGGCCACTCCATGAAGTCCGAGACGGACACGGAGATCGTCTGCCACCTCATTTCGCAGCGTCTCTCCGAGGGGTTGCCGATGCGCGAGGCCTTTCAGAAGGTTCTGACCGAGATCGAGGGCTCCTACGCCCTGGTGGTCATGAATCAGGCGGAGCCGGATCGCCTCTACGTCGCCAAGAAGGGCAGTCCGCTGGTCGTGGGATTGGGGGAGGGCGAAGGTTTCGTCGCCTCGGACGTCCCGGCGCTTCTGGCCCACACGCGCCAGGTCCTCTTCTTGGAGGACCTCGACCGCGGCGTCGTCACGCGGGGCCGCGCCGAGATTTGGGACGCGGCGGGGCGCAGGGTCGAGAGGCCGATCCGCCACATCACCTGGAGCCAGGAGATGGCGGAAAAAGGCGGCTACAAACACTTCATGCTCAAGGAGATCTTCGAGCAGCCGCGCGTGGTCGTGGACACCCTCACCGGACGGGTCTCGGATGATCACCGGAGGATTTCCCTGGACGAGGCCGAGAGCCTCTTTGAAGGAAGACGCGCCTCCGCATGGAGTTCCGTCACGGTGATCGCCTGCGGGACGTCGTATCACGCCGGTTTGGTGGGAAAGTATTGGATCGAGGAGTTCGCGCGCGTCCCGGTCACCGTCGACCTGGCCTCGGAATTCCGCTATCGCAACCCGATCCTCGGGAAGGAGTCCCTGGTCATCGCCATCAGCCAGTCCGGAGAGACCGCGGACACTCTGGCGGCGCTTCAGATGGCGAAGGAAAAGGGGGCGGCCGTCCTCTCGATCTGCAACGTCGTGGAGTCCTCGATCCCGCGGGCCTCCGACGTCACACTCTACACGCGGGCGGGCCCCGAGATCGGCGTCGCCTCCACCAAGGCGTTTACCACCCAGCTCACGGTCCTGCTCCTTTTGGCCCTTCGCTGGGGGGAGGCGCTGGGACACGTGACCCCGGCCCTGATGGCAGAGGCGATCACCGCCCTGGCGCGGGTTCCGGAGGAGATGGAGCGGCTGCTCAAGGCCCAGAAGGCGGTGGCGGACGTGGCCGAGTGCTACGCGGAGGCCGGGGGCTTTCTCTTCTTCGGCCGGGGGCCGAACTATCCCGTGGCCCTGGAGGGGGCCTTGAAACTCAAGGAGATCTCCTACATCCATGCGGAAGGTTACGCGGCGGGCGAGATGAAGCACGGGCCGATCGCCCTGATCGACTCGCGGATGCCGGTCGTGGTGTTGGCGCCCCGGGACAAGACGTATGAAAAGATCCTCTCGAACGTCGAGGAGGTGCGGGCCCGCGGGGCGCTGGTGATCGGTGTGGGCGCGGAGGGGGACCGGGAATTCAAGTCCAAGTGCCGCGACTTCATCGGCGTCCCCGAGACGCCCTGGTACGTGACGCCGATCCTCTATACGATTCCATTGCAACTGCTCGCCTATCACATCGCCGATTACAAAGGGACCGACGTGGATCAGCCGAGGAATCTCGCGAAAAGCGTCACCGTCGAATAA
- a CDS encoding response regulator, translated as MSHTASQLRGEGEALRRVIVVDDNEILLRAWKRILQRAGFDCFATTNPEAALEEIDRSGADLLICDIVMPHMDGFEVIQRLQHMPRADATHPRIVLTTGYVCDFKRLRLDVGTQDIHVLLKPYNSIQEVLHFVQRVMEDDETLLEDEEDSAQTLDDARVHLWSL; from the coding sequence ATGTCCCACACGGCGTCTCAACTCCGGGGGGAGGGTGAAGCGCTCCGCCGCGTCATTGTGGTGGACGACAACGAAATCCTCCTCCGGGCCTGGAAAAGGATCCTGCAACGAGCGGGGTTCGACTGCTTTGCCACGACCAATCCGGAGGCCGCCCTGGAGGAGATCGACCGCTCGGGCGCCGACCTCCTCATCTGCGACATCGTCATGCCGCACATGGACGGCTTTGAGGTGATCCAGCGCCTCCAACACATGCCGCGCGCGGACGCGACCCACCCCCGCATCGTCCTCACCACCGGCTACGTCTGCGACTTCAAGCGCCTCCGGCTCGACGTCGGCACCCAGGACATCCACGTCCTCCTCAAGCCCTACAACAGCATCCAGGAAGTCCTCCATTTCGTTCAAAGGGTGATGGAGGACGACGAGACCCTGCTCGAGGACGAGGAAGACTCCGCCCAGACCTTGGACGACGCCCGCGTCCACCTTTGGAGCCTTTAA
- a CDS encoding type II secretion system protein yields MKRFLQHRGFALIELMVVVAVLSLAAAFFVPRFLKHQIRTRQEECTANLRSFYEAQKVRREKAGSFATDMADLGWAPQGKGRYDYRLVASGKRSFVFQCSGNIDKDPTLDEASIDESGRITQISDDARK; encoded by the coding sequence ATGAAACGATTTCTTCAACACCGCGGCTTCGCCTTGATCGAACTGATGGTCGTCGTGGCCGTCCTCTCCCTGGCTGCCGCGTTTTTCGTCCCCCGCTTTCTCAAGCACCAGATCCGCACGCGGCAGGAGGAGTGCACGGCCAACCTGCGCTCCTTTTACGAGGCTCAGAAGGTCCGCCGCGAAAAGGCCGGTTCTTTCGCGACGGACATGGCCGACCTCGGCTGGGCCCCCCAGGGCAAGGGCCGTTACGACTACCGGCTGGTCGCATCCGGCAAGCGGTCCTTCGTCTTCCAATGCTCCGGCAATATCGACAAGGACCCCACCCTGGACGAGGCGTCGATCGACGAATCGGGCCGGATCACGCAGATCAGCGACGACGCGAGGAAATAG
- a CDS encoding shikimate dehydrogenase: protein MTAFRFLGIVGDPIAHSLSPAMHNAVLRRSGFRFFYLPFHVTPDRLKGFVRDVPLLPLAGFNVTIPHKEAVLKHLSWVSPEAKAIGAVNTVVVSGRRLKGYNTDAPGYLRSLVQEAGFRPRGKSVLVLGAGGSARAVIYALAAAGAKIILIANRTLPRARALAREFSKKFRRVAFSAIPLETKVLASRFPATDLLVNTTSVGLDGTAFPRLPLANLKKTAVVSDLVYKPPKTPLLKAAARRGLTIHTGDGMLLHQGALAYRLWTGRKPDLKVMKKALLDAMKRR from the coding sequence GTGACGGCATTCAGGTTCCTCGGCATCGTCGGCGACCCCATCGCGCACAGCCTTTCGCCGGCCATGCACAACGCGGTCCTTCGCCGTTCGGGATTCCGGTTTTTCTACCTTCCCTTTCACGTGACGCCGGACCGGCTGAAAGGTTTCGTGCGGGACGTCCCCCTGCTGCCTCTCGCGGGCTTTAACGTCACGATCCCCCACAAGGAAGCCGTCCTCAAGCACCTCTCCTGGGTCTCACCGGAGGCGAAGGCGATCGGGGCGGTCAATACGGTCGTCGTCTCGGGCAGGCGGCTCAAGGGGTATAACACGGACGCGCCGGGCTACCTCCGATCGCTCGTTCAGGAGGCGGGATTCCGGCCCCGGGGGAAGTCGGTCCTGGTCCTGGGGGCGGGAGGTTCCGCGCGCGCCGTCATCTACGCCCTCGCGGCGGCCGGCGCGAAAATCATCCTGATCGCCAACCGGACGCTCCCCCGGGCCCGGGCCCTGGCGCGCGAATTTTCCAAAAAATTCCGCCGCGTGGCGTTCTCGGCGATCCCTCTCGAGACGAAGGTCTTGGCGAGCCGCTTTCCGGCGACGGACCTTCTCGTGAACACCACGTCGGTGGGACTGGACGGCACGGCGTTTCCGCGACTCCCCCTGGCGAACCTTAAGAAAACGGCGGTCGTCTCGGACCTGGTCTACAAGCCCCCCAAGACCCCCCTTCTCAAGGCCGCCGCGCGCCGGGGCCTGACGATCCACACCGGAGACGGCATGCTCCTCCACCAGGGCGCCCTGGCCTACCGCCTGTGGACGGGGCGCAAGCCCGACCTCAAGGTGATGAAAAAAGCGCTTCTCGACGCGATGAAACGGCGTTAG
- a CDS encoding bifunctional riboflavin kinase/FAD synthetase yields the protein MTRPSVEFTSREGAGRGARGEPASRSPRSVVALGVFDGVHRGHQEIFRQVVARAKAVRGTSVVYTFDPHPVTVVAPSAAPKMINTIRQRVALIEDCGIDRVVVQNFTKEFSQQTPEQFFERVIVERLKARELFAGYNFTFGVRRSGTAETLEALARRVGIDVHVVSPFLVGETLVSSTQVRQFLAAGDLPRAEELLARSYFIEGKVVKGRGIGGKELGLHTANLDSENDAILPTGVYVSFATAGGRRFRSVTNIGPNPTFGSGPVTIETHILEGFRRNIVGRRIRVEFLQKIREEIRFATPSDLANQIRSDIQMAARVFAERK from the coding sequence GTGACGCGCCCGAGCGTCGAATTCACTTCGCGCGAAGGCGCCGGTCGGGGGGCCCGGGGGGAGCCTGCCAGCAGGTCCCCCCGCTCAGTAGTCGCGCTCGGCGTCTTCGACGGAGTACACCGCGGTCACCAGGAGATCTTCCGGCAGGTCGTCGCGCGGGCGAAGGCCGTTCGCGGAACGAGCGTCGTCTACACCTTCGACCCTCACCCCGTGACGGTGGTCGCTCCTTCGGCCGCCCCCAAGATGATCAACACGATCCGCCAGCGGGTCGCGCTGATCGAAGACTGCGGGATCGACCGGGTCGTCGTCCAGAATTTCACCAAGGAGTTCTCCCAGCAGACGCCGGAGCAGTTCTTCGAGCGCGTCATCGTCGAGCGCCTCAAGGCGCGGGAATTGTTCGCGGGCTACAATTTCACGTTCGGCGTGAGGCGCTCGGGAACGGCCGAAACCCTCGAGGCCCTGGCGCGCCGGGTCGGCATCGACGTCCATGTCGTCTCCCCTTTTCTGGTCGGCGAGACCCTCGTCTCGAGCACTCAGGTCCGCCAATTCCTTGCGGCCGGAGACCTGCCGCGGGCGGAGGAATTGCTCGCCCGTTCCTACTTCATCGAAGGAAAGGTGGTGAAAGGCCGGGGGATCGGCGGCAAGGAGTTGGGCCTCCATACCGCCAACCTGGATTCCGAGAACGACGCGATCCTCCCGACCGGCGTCTACGTGTCGTTTGCGACCGCGGGAGGCAGGCGCTTCCGGAGCGTCACGAACATCGGCCCCAACCCGACGTTCGGCTCGGGTCCCGTGACCATCGAGACCCACATCTTGGAGGGTTTCCGCCGGAACATCGTCGGGCGGAGGATCCGCGTCGAGTTCTTGCAAAAAATACGCGAGGAGATCCGGTTTGCCACGCCCTCGGACCTGGCCAACCAGATCCGGAGCGACATCCAAATGGCGGCAAGAGTTTTCGCGGAGAGAAAGTGA
- the glmU gene encoding bifunctional UDP-N-acetylglucosamine diphosphorylase/glucosamine-1-phosphate N-acetyltransferase GlmU — translation MSEKIAVLILAAGKGERMRSDLPKVLHPLGGRPLLAYGLETAKALKPSKIVVLTGHAGDRVRKAFAGEKVTWAVQPRQIGTAHAVLCGLEALKGRGPLFILYGDIPLLRPETLQRMRTAFSEEDASLAILTARLENPKGYGRIVREGNGEITRIVEEKEAEDWEREIREVNTGIYLARIEDVRGPLQKVRKSIVKGEYYLTDLVEELIAEGKRVVTVGAEDEDEVRGVNTRAELARADAALQDRIRLRWMEAGVTMIAPETIRIDARARLEPDSVLHPGVVIEGSSKVARGAEILPYSVIEESEIGAGARVGPFAHVRPGSKIGPGAHVGNFVELKKTSLGGGAKANHLAYLGDTSVGARANVGAGTITCNYDGFHKYPTVIGEEAFIGSDTQLVAPVKVGRRAWVGAGTTVTQDVPDGALAVSRLKQQNIPGYDSNKRKKK, via the coding sequence ATGTCAGAAAAAATTGCAGTCCTCATTTTGGCCGCCGGCAAGGGAGAGCGCATGCGCTCGGACCTGCCCAAGGTCCTCCATCCGCTCGGGGGGCGGCCCCTCCTGGCCTATGGTCTGGAGACGGCGAAGGCCTTGAAGCCCTCCAAGATCGTGGTCCTGACGGGACACGCGGGCGACCGCGTCCGCAAGGCCTTCGCCGGCGAGAAGGTGACCTGGGCCGTCCAGCCCAGGCAGATCGGGACCGCCCACGCCGTCTTGTGCGGATTGGAGGCCCTGAAGGGCCGGGGCCCCCTTTTCATCCTCTATGGAGACATCCCCCTCCTGAGGCCTGAAACCTTGCAACGGATGAGGACGGCCTTCTCGGAAGAGGACGCCTCGCTGGCGATCCTCACCGCGCGTCTGGAAAATCCAAAGGGCTACGGCCGCATCGTCCGCGAAGGCAACGGGGAGATCACGCGCATCGTCGAGGAGAAAGAGGCGGAGGATTGGGAGCGGGAGATTCGCGAAGTCAACACGGGCATTTATCTCGCCCGTATCGAGGACGTCCGCGGCCCCCTCCAAAAGGTGAGGAAGAGCATCGTCAAAGGGGAATATTATCTCACCGACCTCGTCGAGGAATTGATCGCGGAGGGGAAGAGGGTCGTGACCGTCGGGGCGGAGGATGAAGACGAGGTCCGCGGCGTCAACACCCGCGCCGAGCTCGCCCGGGCGGATGCCGCTCTGCAGGATCGGATCCGGCTCCGCTGGATGGAGGCGGGCGTGACGATGATCGCGCCCGAGACGATCCGGATCGACGCCCGCGCGCGCCTGGAGCCGGACTCCGTTTTGCACCCCGGGGTCGTGATCGAAGGTTCGTCGAAAGTGGCGCGGGGCGCTGAAATCCTTCCCTACAGCGTCATCGAAGAGAGCGAGATCGGCGCCGGCGCCCGGGTGGGTCCCTTCGCGCACGTCCGTCCCGGTTCGAAGATCGGTCCCGGCGCTCATGTGGGCAACTTCGTCGAGCTCAAAAAAACCTCGCTGGGAGGCGGGGCGAAGGCGAACCACTTGGCGTATCTGGGCGACACCTCCGTCGGAGCGCGAGCGAACGTGGGGGCCGGAACGATCACCTGCAACTACGACGGCTTTCACAAGTACCCGACCGTGATCGGCGAGGAGGCCTTCATCGGGAGCGACACCCAACTCGTGGCCCCTGTGAAAGTCGGCAGGAGGGCTTGGGTCGGGGCCGGCACGACGGTGACTCAGGACGTGCCGGACGGGGCCCTGGCGGTTTCGCGCCTGAAACAACAGAACATTCCGGGATACGATTCGAACAAGAGAAAGAAGAAGTAA
- a CDS encoding AsmA-like C-terminal region-containing protein — translation MKKIAVIVGAIVALLVVVPFFVPKRLYLGWAITAVESRYPVKLKIEDAGLWLLPRVSVSLKNVTATSTEPGAETLIKAGRLSVGIGWLDLLAKRPALIIGLRDAVIGDNLRADGDISTDLVPAESGRPGRLKLASRNLSLSAPGSLAMKNEKVSFESDLSKHGSKTEIKNGTLKVGPQSFAVGGSRSDNGALNLTLASDDLNLGYLKKILPGLKGLPPVEDAGLKARYVTDGSPRSKPTISGDLTAKKVSLDDQELKNASASFVYRDPFLKISNLKANTLDGTLTGGAALSMAPGAESYDFDIDVKNAAVNQLSSVGKLVQGRGDLALKGRGQGFDRDRFVKSLRGDGNLNVREVRIPALGVFQSIASSPVWALLKKIPGTLDDSALQGLKGLDSKMHDLAGAFQIVNGAIQVPRVNLQFPNAVTSLGGGIGLDKTLDFSGNVSLERALVGTFIKNPRVLDALTKSGPLAVPIKVTGSVSRPVVLPDAGAIRSKLQTALAQGVQEKARETVEKAVKEGQLPKKEDLPTKEQLKDILKQF, via the coding sequence GTGAAGAAAATCGCCGTCATCGTGGGAGCGATCGTAGCCCTCTTGGTCGTCGTTCCCTTCTTCGTCCCGAAAAGGCTCTATCTGGGTTGGGCGATCACGGCCGTCGAGTCGCGTTACCCCGTCAAGCTCAAGATCGAGGACGCCGGGTTGTGGCTCTTGCCGCGCGTGTCCGTGAGCCTGAAAAACGTGACCGCGACGAGCACGGAGCCTGGCGCGGAAACCTTGATCAAGGCCGGACGCCTGAGCGTCGGCATCGGGTGGCTCGATCTCCTTGCAAAACGGCCCGCCTTGATCATCGGCTTGCGGGACGCGGTCATCGGAGACAACCTCCGGGCCGACGGGGACATTTCGACCGACCTTGTTCCCGCGGAGTCCGGCCGGCCCGGGCGGCTGAAGCTGGCCTCGCGGAACCTGTCTCTCTCGGCCCCGGGAAGCCTGGCGATGAAGAATGAAAAGGTTTCCTTCGAGTCGGATCTTTCAAAACACGGTTCGAAGACGGAGATCAAGAACGGGACTCTCAAGGTCGGGCCCCAATCCTTTGCCGTCGGCGGTTCGCGCTCCGATAACGGCGCCCTGAATCTCACCCTGGCCTCCGACGACCTGAACTTGGGCTACCTGAAGAAGATCCTCCCGGGGCTGAAGGGTCTCCCGCCGGTCGAGGACGCCGGATTGAAGGCACGGTATGTGACGGACGGGTCGCCACGTTCGAAGCCGACGATTTCGGGCGACCTCACCGCCAAGAAGGTGAGCCTGGACGACCAGGAGCTGAAAAACGCCTCGGCCAGTTTCGTCTATCGCGACCCGTTCCTCAAGATTTCGAACCTCAAGGCGAACACGCTGGACGGGACCTTGACCGGCGGCGCGGCCCTGTCGATGGCGCCCGGCGCGGAAAGCTACGACTTCGACATCGACGTCAAGAACGCCGCGGTGAACCAGCTCTCTTCGGTCGGCAAATTGGTCCAGGGCCGGGGCGATCTGGCGCTGAAAGGTCGGGGCCAGGGCTTCGACCGGGACCGCTTTGTGAAATCGTTGCGCGGGGACGGCAACCTGAACGTGCGCGAGGTCCGCATCCCGGCCCTGGGCGTGTTTCAGTCGATCGCCTCGTCCCCGGTTTGGGCGCTGCTCAAAAAGATTCCCGGCACCTTGGATGACTCCGCCTTGCAGGGCCTGAAGGGGTTGGATTCCAAGATGCACGACCTGGCGGGCGCGTTTCAGATCGTGAACGGCGCGATACAGGTTCCCCGCGTCAATCTCCAATTTCCCAACGCCGTCACGTCCCTCGGCGGCGGGATCGGCCTCGACAAGACCTTGGATTTTTCGGGCAACGTTTCCCTCGAACGGGCCCTGGTCGGAACGTTCATCAAGAACCCCCGCGTCTTGGACGCCCTCACGAAGTCGGGGCCGCTGGCCGTTCCCATCAAGGTGACGGGCAGCGTATCGCGTCCGGTGGTCCTGCCGGATGCCGGCGCCATCCGGTCCAAGCTCCAGACGGCGCTTGCGCAGGGGGTGCAGGAGAAGGCCCGGGAGACCGTGGAGAAGGCCGTGAAGGAGGGCCAGTTGCCGAAAAAGGAAGACCTGCCGACAAAGGAGCAGCTCAAGGATATTTTGAAACAGTTCTAA
- the pcrA gene encoding DNA helicase PcrA, protein MELNPEQLKAVEHTEGPLLILAGAGTGKTRVITHRIAYLVQEKGVAPWNILAVTFTNKAAEEMRHRVHALLGLGKHDIWVSTFHSTCLRILRKSLPPGENQFVIYDDDDTMTLIKKCMEDLKIEDRALPPRAVYARIAAAKNELVSAEQYANGVEDFFETKVAEVYKLYQRRLHENNALDFGDLIFRTVRLFQESPDVLKRYQDLFRYILIDEYQDTNRAQYVLTKLLADKHRNLCVVGDDDQSIYRWRGADIGNILNFEEDYPGCLVIRLEQNYRSTQTILSIANQVIAKNRGRKGKNLWTGEKGGEKAVVFVGADDREEARFVVEEIVRRQKAERRKYNDFAIFYRTNAQSRGFEDELRKNRVPYTIFGGMKFYERREIKDVLAYLRVLVNPKDSVNLKRIFNVPPRGLGTKSEESLEAFASEYEIPLYEAMGRVSEVAALNSGAKKKILEFHALMEALRASLNRGGGVAQVMEKVIDDTGYREMLEAEGTVEAEGRLENLDELLNVGEEFTKANSELKLADFLDQIALAGDTDNYDPAQGMVPMMTLHLAKGLEFPVVFLVGLEEGLFPHSRSLDDPEEMEEERRLCYVGLTRARKNVFLTLAARRRLYGGEQFNLPSRFLEEMPEELLQKTETGVRFRKAEDFFHDDFATHDFDQSPQENSSYRVGLTVKHPSFGVGVVKKREGKGESEKVTVYFQNGLVKTLVVKYANLTEFE, encoded by the coding sequence TTGGAATTAAACCCCGAACAACTCAAGGCCGTCGAGCACACCGAGGGCCCGCTTCTCATCTTGGCGGGCGCCGGGACCGGCAAGACCCGCGTCATCACCCACCGGATCGCTTATCTGGTCCAGGAGAAGGGGGTCGCGCCCTGGAATATCCTGGCCGTCACCTTCACCAACAAGGCGGCGGAGGAGATGCGCCACCGGGTCCACGCCCTGTTGGGACTGGGCAAGCACGACATCTGGGTCTCGACCTTCCATTCCACTTGCCTGCGGATCTTGAGAAAGAGCCTCCCGCCGGGGGAGAACCAGTTCGTCATCTACGACGACGACGACACGATGACCCTCATCAAGAAGTGCATGGAAGACCTGAAGATCGAGGACCGGGCCCTGCCGCCCCGGGCGGTCTACGCGCGGATCGCCGCCGCCAAGAATGAACTGGTCTCCGCCGAACAATACGCCAACGGGGTCGAGGATTTCTTCGAGACAAAGGTCGCGGAGGTCTACAAGCTCTATCAAAGGCGCCTCCACGAGAACAACGCCTTGGACTTCGGGGACCTCATCTTCCGCACGGTGCGCCTCTTTCAGGAATCGCCGGACGTCCTGAAGCGCTACCAGGACCTCTTCCGCTACATCCTGATCGACGAGTACCAGGACACCAACCGGGCCCAGTACGTGCTCACAAAGCTCCTGGCGGACAAGCACAGAAATCTCTGCGTCGTCGGCGACGACGACCAGTCGATCTACCGCTGGAGGGGCGCGGACATCGGCAACATCCTGAACTTCGAGGAGGACTACCCCGGCTGCCTCGTGATCCGCCTGGAGCAGAACTACCGTTCGACGCAGACGATCCTGTCGATCGCCAACCAGGTCATCGCGAAGAATCGGGGACGCAAGGGCAAGAACCTCTGGACCGGCGAGAAGGGCGGCGAGAAGGCGGTCGTCTTCGTCGGCGCGGACGACCGGGAGGAGGCCCGTTTCGTCGTCGAGGAGATCGTCCGCCGGCAAAAGGCCGAGCGCCGCAAATACAACGATTTTGCGATTTTTTACCGGACCAACGCCCAGTCACGGGGCTTTGAAGACGAGCTCCGCAAGAACCGCGTCCCCTATACCATCTTCGGCGGCATGAAGTTCTACGAGCGGAGGGAGATCAAAGACGTCTTGGCCTATTTGCGCGTGCTCGTGAACCCGAAGGATTCGGTGAACCTGAAGCGCATCTTTAATGTTCCGCCGCGCGGGCTCGGGACCAAGTCGGAGGAGTCCTTGGAGGCCTTCGCCTCCGAGTACGAGATCCCGCTCTACGAGGCGATGGGGCGGGTTTCCGAGGTGGCGGCTCTGAACTCCGGCGCCAAGAAGAAGATTTTGGAATTTCATGCCTTAATGGAGGCCCTTCGGGCGTCCCTTAACCGCGGCGGTGGTGTCGCGCAGGTCATGGAAAAGGTCATCGACGACACCGGCTACCGCGAAATGCTGGAGGCCGAGGGGACCGTCGAGGCCGAGGGGCGCCTGGAAAACCTGGACGAGCTCTTAAACGTCGGCGAGGAATTCACGAAGGCCAATTCCGAGTTGAAACTCGCCGATTTTCTGGACCAGATCGCGCTGGCCGGAGACACCGACAACTACGACCCCGCCCAGGGGATGGTCCCGATGATGACGCTCCACCTGGCCAAGGGCCTCGAGTTCCCCGTCGTCTTTCTGGTCGGCTTGGAGGAGGGGCTCTTTCCGCATTCGCGTTCGCTGGATGACCCCGAGGAGATGGAGGAGGAGCGCCGGCTCTGTTACGTCGGCCTGACCCGGGCGCGGAAAAACGTCTTTCTGACGCTCGCGGCGCGGCGCCGCCTCTACGGGGGCGAGCAGTTCAACCTGCCGTCGCGGTTCCTGGAGGAGATGCCGGAGGAACTTTTGCAGAAAACGGAAACCGGCGTGCGTTTCCGGAAGGCAGAGGACTTTTTCCATGACGACTTCGCGACCCACGATTTCGACCAGTCGCCTCAGGAAAATTCCTCTTATCGGGTGGGTCTGACCGTCAAGCACCCTTCCTTCGGCGTCGGCGTCGTGAAGAAGCGGGAAGGGAAGGGGGAGTCGGAGAAGGTGACCGTCTACTTCCAGAACGGCCTCGTGAAGACCCTCGTCGTGAAATACGCGAACCTTACAGAATTCGAATAA